The Noviherbaspirillum saxi genome includes a window with the following:
- a CDS encoding TIGR04255 family protein, which produces MSLDYLFPITESHAIQSVIFVLEWQGEISDRALQEVQSLGQSLKSHFPISTVQKVVMVNLDQATSGSPAIQQNGDAMGGVVFQRMGKFGQVASQMVVSRNNCLIAINEYSRWDAILEAVMRYYKIVLPPILREKSIGSIALQYNDMFTWKDEPANLNLREVFKTDTPYLAPNSFEQKGLWHCHHGFIRDLEGVDGTCLDNINVSVVNNQDDRAIQILTSHKLTLNSPLRIATKDYLQSIEKYQNILHQENKLVLGQLLSEEVCEKIKLKNQADTQN; this is translated from the coding sequence ATGAGCTTGGATTACTTATTTCCCATTACTGAGTCACACGCAATTCAGAGCGTGATATTTGTCTTGGAATGGCAGGGCGAAATTTCTGACAGAGCTTTGCAAGAAGTCCAAAGTCTTGGACAAAGCTTAAAGTCCCATTTTCCGATAAGCACGGTGCAAAAAGTGGTTATGGTCAATCTTGACCAAGCTACAAGTGGTTCTCCTGCTATTCAGCAAAACGGCGATGCGATGGGTGGAGTTGTTTTCCAACGTATGGGGAAATTTGGCCAAGTTGCAAGCCAAATGGTTGTTTCTCGAAATAATTGTCTCATTGCTATTAATGAGTACAGTCGTTGGGACGCAATTCTAGAAGCCGTGATGCGATACTACAAGATTGTTTTGCCTCCGATCCTTAGGGAGAAATCGATCGGTTCTATTGCCTTACAGTATAACGATATGTTTACCTGGAAGGACGAACCGGCCAATCTCAATCTGCGTGAAGTATTTAAAACCGACACTCCCTACCTTGCTCCTAATAGTTTCGAGCAGAAGGGCTTGTGGCACTGTCATCATGGCTTCATACGTGATTTGGAAGGAGTAGATGGTACGTGTTTGGACAATATAAATGTCAGTGTCGTCAATAATCAAGACGATCGGGCTATTCAAATTTTGACCTCACACAAGCTGACGCTAAACAGTCCATTGCGAATAGCGACAAAAGACTATCTGCAATCGATTGAAAAGTATCAAAACATACTTCACCAAGAAAATAAACTGGTTCTCGGACAACTTTTATCCGAAGAAGTATGCGAAAAAATTAAGCTGAAGAACCAAGCTGATACCCAAAATTAA
- the acs gene encoding acetate--CoA ligase yields the protein MADIETLKQENRIFNPPTDFVKNATISGMETYQAMCAAAENDYEGFWAKLANENIEWRKPFTRTLNETDAPFYKWFEDGQLNVSYNCLDRNLQNGNADKTAVIFEADDGQVTRVAYKELHDKVCQFANGLKSLGIKKGDRVVIYMPMSIEGIVAMQACARIGATHSVVFGGFSAKSLQERIIDAGAVAVITADEQVRGGKQLPLKSIVDEAIGMGGCEHLKNVVIYQRTGTNINFVQDRDRWLKDVVANQDSTCEPEWVDAEHPLFILYTSGSTGKPKGVQHASGGYLLWAMLTMKWTFDIKPTDIFWCTADIGWVTGHTYIAYGPLAVGATQIVFEGVPTYPNAGRFWDMIAKHKATIFYTAPTAIRSLIKAADADAEVHPKKYDLSSLRLLGSVGEPINPEAWMWYYRNVGNEHCPIVDTFWQTETGGHMITPLPGATPMVPGSCTMPLPGIMAAVVDETGNDLPNGQGGILVVKRPWPSMIRTIWGDPERFKKSYFPEELGGKIYLAGDGAVRNDKTGYFTITGRIDDVLNVSGHRMGTMEIESALVANPLVAEAAVVGKPDETTGESICAFVVLKRARPSGEEARQIAKELRDWVAKEIGPIAKPKEIRFGDNLPKTRSGKIMRRLLRVLAKGEQITQDISTLENPAILEQLKEAQ from the coding sequence ATGGCAGACATCGAAACCCTCAAGCAGGAAAATCGCATCTTTAACCCTCCTACCGACTTCGTCAAAAACGCCACCATCTCTGGAATGGAAACATACCAGGCGATGTGCGCCGCGGCGGAAAACGACTATGAAGGTTTCTGGGCCAAGCTGGCCAATGAAAACATCGAGTGGCGCAAGCCATTCACTCGTACCCTGAACGAGACCGATGCTCCCTTCTATAAATGGTTTGAAGATGGACAGCTCAACGTCTCCTACAACTGTCTCGACCGGAATTTGCAAAACGGCAATGCCGACAAGACCGCCGTCATTTTTGAAGCCGATGACGGTCAGGTAACCAGGGTCGCGTACAAGGAATTGCACGACAAGGTTTGCCAATTTGCGAATGGTCTGAAATCGCTGGGCATCAAAAAGGGCGATCGCGTCGTGATCTACATGCCGATGTCGATCGAAGGCATCGTCGCCATGCAAGCCTGCGCCCGCATCGGCGCAACCCATTCGGTGGTGTTCGGCGGCTTCTCGGCAAAATCGCTGCAGGAACGCATCATCGACGCAGGGGCGGTTGCGGTCATTACCGCCGATGAACAAGTGCGCGGCGGCAAGCAGCTGCCTTTGAAGTCCATCGTTGATGAAGCAATCGGCATGGGTGGTTGCGAACACTTGAAGAACGTCGTGATCTATCAACGCACCGGCACCAATATCAATTTCGTGCAGGACCGAGACCGCTGGTTAAAGGACGTCGTCGCCAACCAGGACAGTACTTGCGAACCGGAATGGGTCGATGCCGAGCACCCGTTGTTCATCCTGTATACCTCCGGCTCGACCGGCAAGCCCAAGGGTGTCCAGCATGCCTCCGGCGGCTATCTGCTGTGGGCCATGCTGACCATGAAGTGGACCTTCGACATCAAGCCCACCGACATTTTCTGGTGCACCGCCGACATCGGCTGGGTCACCGGCCACACCTATATCGCCTATGGCCCGCTGGCCGTAGGCGCAACCCAGATCGTGTTCGAAGGCGTGCCGACCTACCCCAACGCCGGCCGTTTCTGGGACATGATCGCCAAACATAAGGCCACCATTTTCTATACCGCGCCCACCGCGATCCGTTCGCTGATCAAGGCCGCCGACGCCGATGCCGAAGTGCATCCAAAGAAATACGACCTGTCCAGCCTGCGCCTGCTGGGGTCGGTCGGCGAGCCGATCAATCCGGAAGCCTGGATGTGGTACTACCGCAATGTGGGCAATGAACACTGCCCAATCGTCGATACCTTTTGGCAAACCGAGACTGGCGGCCACATGATCACGCCGCTGCCGGGCGCCACACCGATGGTGCCGGGTTCATGCACGATGCCGCTGCCAGGCATCATGGCCGCGGTGGTCGATGAAACCGGCAACGACTTGCCGAATGGACAGGGCGGCATCCTGGTGGTCAAGCGGCCCTGGCCATCGATGATCCGCACCATCTGGGGCGATCCGGAGCGGTTCAAGAAGAGTTATTTTCCGGAAGAGCTGGGCGGCAAGATTTACCTGGCTGGCGACGGGGCGGTGCGCAATGACAAGACCGGTTACTTCACGATCACCGGTCGCATCGACGATGTCTTGAATGTGTCGGGTCACCGCATGGGCACGATGGAAATCGAATCGGCGCTGGTGGCCAATCCGCTGGTGGCGGAAGCGGCGGTGGTGGGCAAGCCGGACGAGACCACGGGCGAATCGATTTGCGCATTCGTGGTGCTGAAGCGGGCGCGGCCGAGCGGCGAGGAAGCCAGGCAGATTGCCAAGGAATTGCGCGACTGGGTGGCCAAGGAGATTGGTCCGATCGCCAAGCCCAAGGAAATCCGATTTGGCGACAATCTGCCCAAGACCCGTTCCGGCAAGATCATGCGCCGCTTGCTGCGCGTACTGGCCAAGGGCGAGCAAATTACGCAAGACATCTCCACCCTGGAAAACCCCGCGATCCTGGAGCAATTGAAAGAAGCGCAATAA
- a CDS encoding TIGR00645 family protein, producing the protein MKPLEHETSKASRPIRPLPNLIFMSRWLQLPLYLGLILAQGVYVYHFWVELVDLIGAAMGNQAALEHILNAVAIDGAVRPTKLNESTIMLVVLGLIDVVMISNLLIMVIVGGYETFVSRMNLESHPDQPEWLSHVNASVLKVKLATAIIGISSIHLLKTFINAGAYDAKTLLAQTGIHITFLLSAIAIAYSDRLMAHTTSHSKHSH; encoded by the coding sequence ATGAAACCTCTCGAGCACGAAACCTCCAAGGCTTCCCGGCCCATCCGCCCTTTGCCGAACCTGATTTTCATGAGCCGGTGGCTGCAGTTGCCGCTCTACCTCGGCCTTATTCTGGCGCAAGGCGTCTACGTGTATCACTTCTGGGTGGAACTGGTGGACCTGATCGGCGCAGCCATGGGCAATCAGGCCGCGCTCGAGCATATCCTGAATGCAGTCGCCATCGATGGCGCCGTACGTCCGACCAAGCTCAATGAAAGCACCATCATGCTGGTGGTGCTCGGCCTCATCGACGTAGTCATGATTTCCAACCTGTTGATTATGGTTATCGTCGGCGGTTATGAAACGTTTGTGTCGCGCATGAATCTGGAAAGCCACCCCGATCAGCCGGAATGGCTGTCGCATGTGAATGCATCGGTTCTGAAAGTAAAACTCGCCACCGCAATCATCGGCATATCGTCCATCCATTTGCTGAAGACCTTCATCAATGCCGGCGCATATGATGCCAAGACCCTGCTCGCGCAGACCGGCATCCATATCACTTTCCTGCTGTCGGCCATAGCGATCGCGTATAGCGATCGTCTGATGGCGCACACCACGAGCCATTCCAAGCATTCCCACTGA
- a CDS encoding fumarate hydratase produces MTTIKQEDLIESVAAALQYISYYHPVDYIQHLARAYESEQSPAAKDAIAQILTNSRMCAEGRRPLCQDTGIVNVFLKIGMEVRFEGFKGSITDAVNEGVRRGYNHPDNVLRASVVADPQFERKNTKDNTPAVVHMELVPGNTVDVQVAAKGGGSENKSKFVMLNPSDSIVDWVLKTVPTMGAGWCPPGMLGIGIGGTAERAMLMAKQVLMEDIDMYELKKRGPQNKTEELRIELCDKINALGIGAQGLGGLTTVLDVKIMMHPTHAASKPVAMIPNCAATRHAHFVLDGSGPAYIEPPSLSNWPNVQWTPDTEQSKSVNLDTLTKEEVTSWKPGQTLLLNGKMLTGRDAAHKRIQDMLAKGESLPVDFTNRVIYYVGPVDPVRDEVVGPAGPTTATRMDKFTDMMLEQTGLISMVGKAERGPVAIESIKKHKSAYLMAVGGAAYLVSKAIKGAKVVGFADLGMEAIYEFEVKDMPVTVAVDSNGISVHNTGPKEWQERIATGNLAKIPVTVA; encoded by the coding sequence ATGACTACCATCAAGCAAGAAGACCTGATCGAGTCGGTTGCAGCCGCGCTCCAGTACATCAGCTACTACCATCCGGTTGATTACATCCAGCACCTGGCGCGCGCATATGAAAGCGAACAGAGCCCGGCCGCGAAGGATGCGATCGCGCAGATCCTGACCAATTCGCGCATGTGCGCGGAAGGACGCCGTCCGCTGTGCCAGGACACCGGCATTGTCAACGTCTTTCTCAAGATCGGCATGGAAGTGCGCTTCGAAGGCTTCAAGGGCTCGATCACCGATGCGGTCAATGAAGGCGTGCGGCGCGGCTACAACCATCCCGACAATGTCTTGCGCGCGTCGGTCGTGGCAGACCCGCAATTCGAGCGCAAGAACACCAAGGACAATACGCCTGCGGTCGTGCACATGGAACTGGTTCCGGGCAACACCGTCGACGTGCAGGTCGCGGCCAAAGGCGGCGGCTCGGAAAACAAGTCCAAGTTTGTCATGCTGAACCCGTCCGATTCCATCGTCGACTGGGTACTCAAGACCGTGCCGACCATGGGTGCAGGCTGGTGCCCGCCAGGCATGCTCGGCATCGGCATCGGCGGCACCGCGGAACGTGCGATGCTGATGGCCAAGCAAGTGTTGATGGAAGACATCGACATGTATGAACTGAAGAAGCGCGGCCCGCAAAACAAGACTGAAGAATTGCGTATCGAACTGTGCGACAAGATCAATGCACTCGGCATTGGCGCGCAAGGCTTGGGCGGCCTGACTACCGTGCTCGACGTAAAGATCATGATGCACCCGACGCATGCCGCATCCAAGCCGGTAGCGATGATCCCGAACTGCGCGGCAACCCGCCATGCGCATTTTGTGCTCGACGGTTCCGGTCCTGCCTACATCGAGCCGCCTTCATTGTCCAATTGGCCGAACGTGCAGTGGACACCTGATACCGAACAATCGAAGAGCGTCAATCTGGACACCCTGACCAAGGAAGAAGTCACTTCCTGGAAGCCGGGCCAGACACTGCTGCTTAACGGCAAGATGCTGACCGGCCGCGACGCTGCGCACAAGCGTATCCAGGACATGCTGGCCAAGGGCGAATCGCTGCCCGTCGACTTTACCAACCGCGTGATTTATTACGTCGGCCCGGTCGATCCGGTACGCGACGAAGTGGTCGGCCCGGCTGGCCCGACCACGGCCACGCGCATGGACAAGTTCACCGACATGATGCTGGAGCAGACCGGCCTGATTTCCATGGTCGGCAAGGCCGAGCGTGGTCCAGTCGCGATCGAGTCGATCAAGAAGCACAAGTCGGCCTACCTGATGGCGGTCGGCGGCGCGGCTTACCTGGTATCCAAGGCGATCAAGGGCGCGAAGGTGGTGGGCTTTGCCGACCTCGGCATGGAAGCGATCTATGAGTTTGAAGTCAAGGACATGCCGGTCACGGTCGCGGTCGATTCCAACGGCATCTCGGTGCACAACACCGGTCCAAAGGAATGGCAGGAACGCATTGCGACCGGCAATCTTGCCAAGATTCCCGTGACTGTTGCATAA
- the murI gene encoding glutamate racemase translates to MGAEAPIGIFDSGIGGLSVLKYIHACLPNEQLLYFADSGFAPYGGRPEEEIVARSLAIAEFLMQYGTKALVVACNTATAAAIRAIRERYPTLPVVGVEPGLKPAAALTKTGTVGVMATKGTLASTKFNLLREQITAASNVVFIPQPCIGLADQVEKGELHSATTATLVRGYVAPLIEQGADTLVLGCTHYPFVQPLIEEVIAHVTSRPITIVDTGEPVARQLVRLLTEKKLLRLEGSGTMSGFTTGSQSALQTAFAKLLGLHPPVMQIATSA, encoded by the coding sequence ATGGGGGCCGAGGCCCCCATCGGTATTTTTGATTCCGGCATTGGTGGCTTGTCGGTCCTTAAATACATTCACGCCTGCCTGCCGAACGAACAACTGCTGTACTTTGCAGATTCCGGGTTCGCGCCGTATGGCGGACGTCCGGAAGAAGAAATCGTCGCGCGTTCGCTGGCGATTGCAGAGTTCCTGATGCAGTACGGGACCAAGGCCTTGGTCGTCGCATGCAACACCGCGACCGCCGCTGCAATCCGTGCGATCCGCGAGCGCTATCCCACCTTACCGGTGGTCGGAGTCGAACCGGGTCTCAAGCCGGCTGCCGCGCTGACCAAGACCGGCACGGTCGGTGTAATGGCGACCAAGGGCACTCTGGCAAGCACCAAATTCAATTTATTGCGCGAGCAAATCACGGCTGCAAGCAACGTGGTGTTTATCCCGCAGCCATGCATTGGGCTCGCCGATCAGGTCGAAAAAGGTGAGTTGCATTCGGCGACCACCGCTACGCTGGTGCGCGGCTACGTTGCGCCATTGATCGAACAAGGCGCCGACACGCTGGTACTGGGTTGCACACATTACCCTTTCGTTCAGCCCCTAATAGAAGAAGTGATTGCGCATGTCACCTCGAGGCCGATCACCATCGTCGATACCGGCGAGCCGGTGGCACGACAACTGGTGCGTCTGCTGACAGAAAAGAAATTGCTGCGCCTGGAAGGAAGCGGGACGATGAGCGGTTTTACGACGGGTAGCCAGAGCGCATTGCAAACTGCATTTGCC